The following are encoded together in the Salvia hispanica cultivar TCC Black 2014 chromosome 6, UniMelb_Shisp_WGS_1.0, whole genome shotgun sequence genome:
- the LOC125193888 gene encoding beta-galactosidase 9: MGLKFQRLLFVLIVQLAVVAGEFFKPFNVTYDGRAMIIDGKRRMLISGGIHYPRATPEMWPDLISKSKEGGVDVIETYVFWNGHEPVRGQYVFEGRYDLVKFVKQVAANGLYFFLRIGPYVCAEWNFGGFPVWLRDVPGIEFRTDNAPFKDEMERFVKKIVDLMREESLFSWQGGPIIMLQIENEYGNMESFYGSKGKDYMRWAAKMAVGLDAGVPWVMCKQVDAPENIIDTCNGYYCDGFKPNSNNKPIIWTEEWDGWYTCWGDRLPHRPAQDIAFAVARFFQRGGSFQNYYMYFGGTNFGRSAGGPTYITSYDYDAPLDEYGLLRQPKWGHLKDLHAAIKLCEPALVAVSSPKYIKLGSKQEAHIYQDKGQKCSAFLANIDEHNSATVVFQKQAYTLPPWSVSILPDCKNVAYSTAKIGVQTSIKTVGVDSVAYLNEPLPMKLMAPYEVEYILKTWETVKEPIGVWSARNFTYQGILEHLNVTKDQSDYLWYLTRIYVSNEDVKFWEENQLIPLLTIDSMRDLVYIFVNGQFTGSARGKWVTVTQPIDLKEGYNDILLLSQTVGLQNYGAFLEKDGAGFRGQIKLSGFKNGDLVLTESNWTYQVGLKGEYFKIYAINEKGTVEWSELPRDATTTRFSWYKTYFDVPGGVDPIAIDLSSMGKGQVWVNGHQIGRYWTLYAPKDGCQTCDYRGAYDSNKCLTNCGEPTQSWYHIPRSWVQASNNLLIIFEETEKDPFGISIKSHYTETICGKVSEDHFPPVHAWSLPETMNGTVVLNRMAPEVYLHCDAGNSISSIKFASYGTPQGSCQNFSRGDCHSPNSYSVLSQVCLGRQNCTISVSNDAFGGDPCRGVVKTLSVEMKCSPSSTATSSLM, encoded by the exons ATGGGGCTCAAATTTCAACGCCTTCTGTTCGTATTGATCGTCCAATTGGCGGTTGTTGCCGGAGAGTTTTTCAAACCGTTCAATGTGACCTACGATGGCAGAGCTATGATCATCGACGGCAAGCGGCGGATGCTCATATCCGGCGGAATTCACTATCCCAGGGCCACACCGGAA ATGTGGCCTGATTTGATTTCCAAGAGCAAGGAAGGTGGAGTAGACGTTATCGAAACATATGTATTTTGGAATGGTCATGAGCCAGTAAGGGGACAG TATGTCTTTGAAGGAAGATATGATCTTGTGAAGTTTGTGAAGCAAGTGGCTGCCAATggactatatttttttctccgtATAGGGCCTTATGTCTGCGCTGAGTGGAATTTTGG GGGATTTCCTGTTTGGCTTCGTGATGTACCTGGCATTGAATTTAGAACAGACAATGCGCCCTTCAAG gACGAAATGGAGCGATTTGTCAAAAAGATAGTTGATTTGATGCGAGAGGAGTCACTTTTCTCATGGCAGGGTGGCCCGATAATTATGCTGCAG ATTGAAAATGAATATGgaaatatggaaagtttttaTGGATCTAAAGGAAAAGACTACATGAGATGGGCTGCTAAAATGGCAGTTGGACTTGATGCTGGCGTTCCATGGGTCATGTGCAAGCAAGTTGATGCACCAGAGAATATA ATCGATACATGCAATGGATACTATTGTGATGGTTTCAAGCCAAATTCCAACAACAAGCCAATTATTTGGACTGAGGAATGGGATGGATG GTATACTTGTTGGGGTGATAGACTTCCCCATCGCCCTGCACAAGACATTGCGTTTGCAGTTGCTCGCTTTTTCCAACGTGGGGGAAGTTTTCAGAATTATTACATG TATTTTGGTGGAACAAACTTTGGGCGAAGTGCAGGTGGGCCAACTTATATTACTAGCTATGATTATGATGCTCCACTCGATGAATATG GACTTCTTAGGCAGCCTAAATGGGGACACTTGAAAGATTTGCATGCTGCCATAAAGCTTTGTGAGCCTGCTCTTGTTGCTGTTAGTTCACCtaagtatattaaattgggttccAAGCAGGAG GCACATATCTACCAGGATAAGGGACAAAAGTGCTCAGCATTTCTTGCTAATATTGATGAGCATAATTCTGCTACAGTGGTATTCCAGAAACAAGCTTACACTTTACCTCCCTGGTCAGTGAGTATTTTGCCGGATTGCAAAAACGTTGCCTATAGTACTGCCAAG ATTGGTGTGCAGACTTCAATTAAGACTGTTGGAGTTGATTCTGTTGCTTATTTAAATGAACCTTTGCCTATGAAGTTGATGGCACCATACGAAgttgaatatattttgaaaaccTGGGAGACTGTGAAAGAGCCGATTGGTGTCTGGAGCGCCAGAAACTTCACATATCAAGGCATTCTGGAGCACCTGAATGTAACAAAAGACCAGTCAGATTATTTATGGTATCTGACCAG AATATATGTTTCTAATGAGGATGTCAAATTTTGGGAGGAGAATCAACTCATTCCTCTGCTTACCATTGATAGCATGCGTGATttggtatatatatttgtCAATGGCCAATTTACAG GTAGTGCAAGAGGGAAATGGGTAACAGTAACTCAGCCAATTGATCTGAAAGAAGGATATAATGATATCCTCCTATTATCTCAAACAGTGGGCTTGCAG AATTACGGCGCCTTTCTTGAGAAGGATGGTGCAGGTTTCCGGGGTCAAATAAAGCTATCTGGGTTTAAAAATGGAGATCTTGTTCTTACAGAATCTAACTGGACTTATCAG GTTGGGCTGAAGGGAGAGTACTTTAAAATATACGCCATCAATGAAAAGGGAACTGTAGAATGGTCTGAATTGCCACGTGATGCGACTACAACCAGGTTTTCCTGGTACAAG ACATATTTTGATGTCCCTGGTGGAGTAGATCCCATTGCCATCGATTTGAGTAGTATGGGGAAGGGTCAGGTATGGGTCAATGGCCACCAGATAGGTCGGTATTGGACGTTATATGCCCCCAAAGATGGATGTCAAACTTGTGATTATCGTGGTGCTTATGATTCCAACAAGTGTTTAACAAACTGCGGGGAACCTACTCAATCCTG GTATCACATACCACGATCATGGGTGCAGGCTTCAAATAATCTTCTTATCATCTTTGAGGAGACTGAAAAGGACCCTTTTGGGATTTCCATCAAATCGCATTATACAGAAACCATCTGCGGAAAGGTCTCAGAGGATCATTTTCCTCCCGTACATGCCTGGTCGCTACCAGAGACCATGAATGGAACTGTTGTACTTAATCGCATGGCTCCTGAAGTGTACTTGCACTGTGATGCTGGAAACTCAATATCCTCTATAAAGTTTGCAAGCTATGGAACTCCTCAAGGCAGCTGCCAAAATTTTTCTAGAGGCGATTGCCATTCACCCAATTCATATTCGGTTCTCTCTCAG GTGTGTTTGGGAAGACAAAACTGTACGATTAGTGTATCGAACGATGCATTTGGAGGAGACCCTTGCCGTGGTGTTGTCAAGACTTTGTCCGTAGAAATGAAGTGCTCGCCATCATCAACCGCCACTTCCTCGCTGATGTAG
- the LOC125192915 gene encoding uncharacterized protein LOC125192915, whose product MSEPSNTISPQLIDLNALQSDIAELRNVDENSELGVGEVEEFINDVGFELESKIDWISSELLSDLSSLSREDLDEILGQLNKELSEVEGENVAVENEVGELQRRCVEDYDKLDTELEKLCCLLEFIESRNAGANRNTQIDLSSLADGHANSSNEQSSNFKILELSHQIEKKKRTLKSLQDLDSNFKRFEAVEKIEEAFTGVKVIEIEGNNIRLSLKTYIPYFETVLHKQDIESIIEPLELNHELIIEIVDDVWEPKNAEIFPNDVYIGDILDATKAFRQHYSAYSVTETRSSLELLVRRVQDRIALSSLRRFVVKHANNSRHSFEYLDREDTIVAHMVGGIDAFIKLPQGWPLSDLALELISLKSTSQYSKEISLSFLCKILEMANSLNALTRHNMSTFADSIEEILMQQMRGELQPNSVSSK is encoded by the exons ATGAGCGAACCAAGTAACACTATTTCCCCTCAACTAATTGATCTCAACGCTCTCCAAAG TGATATTGCGGAGCTCAGAAATGTCGATGAAAATTCTGAGCTTGGAGTTGGGGAGGTGGAGGAGTTCATAAATGACGTCGGTTTTGAGCTTGAG AGTAAAATTGATTGGATTTCGTCGGAGTTGTTATCGGATTTAAGCTCATTATCACGGGAAGACCTAG aTGAAATACTGGGGCAATTGAACAAGGAGCTTAGTGAAGTGGAGGGTGAGAATGTAGCTGTCGAAAATGAAGTTGGGGAGCTTCAAAGGAGATGCGTGGAAG ACTATGACAAACTGGATACTGAGCTGGAGAAATTATGTTGCTTATTGGAATTTATAGAGTCACGG AATGCGGGTGCAAACAGGAATACTCAAATAGACCTCTCATCTTTAGCAGATGGTCATGCTAACTCCTCTAATGAACAAAGCTCCAACTTTAAG ATCTTAGAATTGAGTCATCAgattgagaagaagaagagaactTTGAAGTCATTGCAAGATcttgattctaattttaaaag GTTTGAAGCTGTTGAGAAAATTGAGGAAGCATTTACAGGTGTCAAAGTGATCGAGATTGAGGGGAACAACATTAGATTATCCTTGAAGACATATATTCCATATTTTGAAACTGTACTGCACAAACAGGATATTGAAAGTATCATTGAACCCTTGGAATTGAATCATGAACTGATAATAGAAATTGTGGATGACGTATGGGAACCAAAGAATGCTGAG ATATTTCCAAATGACGTATACATTGGTGACATTCTTGATGCTACAAAAGCTTTTAG GCAGCATTATTCTGCATACTCAGTCACTGAGACCAGGTCGTCCTTGGAACTTCTTGTGAGGAGGGTGCAAGATAGAATTGCCCTTTCTTCACTTAGACGATTCGTTGTCAAGCATGCAAATAACTCAAG ACACTCGTTTGAGTACCTAGACAGGGAGGACACAATAGTAGCTCATATGGTAGGTGGGATTGATGCTTTCATAAAGTTGCCTCAAGGTTGGCCATTATCAGATCTGGCATTGGAGTTAATATCACTCAAGAGCACAAGCCAGTATTCTAAAGAAATTTCTTTGAGCTTTCTTTGCAAGATTTTG GAAATGGCAAACTCGTTGAACGCACTCACACGCCATAACATGTCGACATTCGCTGATAGCATTGAGGAGATACTAATGCAACAAATGCGTGGAGAACTACAGCCCAATAGTGTCAGCTCCAAGTGA
- the LOC125192743 gene encoding RPM1-interacting protein 4-like produces MARAQVPQFGDWETEEIPYTMYFDNARKDKKGGQIYQMNPDDSVEAESKDKKSSFEKNPKHQRPSSREEGEVRKSTSSPDVVNHRPANDTSHRRHNSSQSGSDKLEVEALKPIEIRRPRHDRRSSREDGEMRRLTDSPLRHETAGRRNSSNSPHHRYGGSSAGETPKRHARNSVGSDRSTDHSPLHPHSQARVGGRNIGVSSPSWERKATSDGSQSLAPTTPGRSRLRSVTRGDDSPDRGPAVPKFGDWDETDPSAAEGYTQVFNLVREEKNSETGKVPVKPTETSYSSTQKEANDNAKGCFCFSWTRR; encoded by the exons CGCGCACAAGTACCTCAATTCGGTGACTGGGAAACTGAAGAAATCCCCTACACTATGTATTTCGATAATGCAAGGAAGGATAAGAAGGGTGGTCAGATTTACCAAATGAATCCCGATGACAGTGTTGAGGCTGAATCTAAGGataaaaaatcatcttttgaaaaaaatccaaaGCATCAGCGACCTTCTAGCCGAGAGGAGGGTGAAGTAAGGAAATCAACCAGTTCACCAGATGTAGTCAATCATAGACCTGCAAATGACACATCTCATAGAAGGCATAACTCTTCACAATCTGGAAGTGATAAGTTAGAAGTAGAAGCATTGAAGCCTATAGAAATCCGTAGACCAAGACATGATCGGCGGTCTAGCAGAGAAGACGGTGAAATGAGAAGGCTAACTGATTCTCCATTGCGTCATGAGACTGCAGGCCGAAGAAATAGTTCCAACTCACCTCACCATCGCTATGGTGGCTCGAGTGCGGGTGAAACACCTAAGAGGCATGCAAGGAACAGTGTAGGGTCTGATCGCAGTACTGATCATTCACCACTACATCCGCATTCCCAAGCAAGAGTTGGAGGAAGAAATATTGGAGTTTCTTCTCCTTCGTGGGAAAGGAAAGCTACATCCGATGGGAGCCAAAGTTTAGCACCCACTACTCCTGGAAGGTCTCGGCTGAGATCAGTTACACGAGGCGATGACTCA CCTGATCGAGGCCCTGCTGTTCCCAAATTTGGTGACTGGGATGAGACTGATCCTTCTGCAGCAGAAGGGTACACTCAAGTTTTTAACCTAgtaagagaagagaaaaacaGCGAAACGGGAAAGGTACCTGTAAAGCCGACTGAAACATCTTATTCCAGTACCCAGAAGGAAGCAAATGATAATGCCAAG GGGTGCTTTTGCTTTTCGTGGACTAGAAGATGA